In the Prochlorococcus sp. MIT 1307 genome, one interval contains:
- a CDS encoding DUF2854 domain-containing protein: protein MKELISPANLITVSGAVLTVVGLTAYLSGAANLSVPTLFYGFPIFLGGLALKTTELRPTKKISPKSQLSKVERKESPELAKVVKDVTRWRYGQHAHLESSLIALKLWDQENPPQLLEIEELETTKGLGIRLRFNIAGVPFDRWQEKQERLGRFFAKDMQAELISPQEGQIDLMIVPKQSEVEQTTQHGTNGQ, encoded by the coding sequence ATGAAGGAACTAATTTCCCCAGCCAACTTAATAACTGTTTCGGGAGCTGTCCTAACAGTTGTAGGTTTGACAGCTTATTTATCAGGCGCAGCAAACCTCAGCGTCCCAACACTCTTTTACGGGTTCCCAATCTTCTTGGGGGGACTCGCGCTAAAGACAACAGAATTACGGCCAACAAAAAAAATCAGTCCTAAGTCTCAACTCTCAAAAGTCGAAAGAAAAGAGTCTCCAGAACTTGCAAAAGTTGTGAAAGATGTAACTAGATGGCGCTATGGACAACATGCTCATCTTGAGTCTTCTCTAATTGCCCTAAAACTATGGGACCAAGAAAATCCACCACAACTATTGGAAATAGAAGAATTAGAAACTACAAAGGGCCTGGGAATTCGTTTAAGGTTTAACATCGCAGGGGTGCCTTTTGATCGCTGGCAAGAAAAACAAGAGCGCCTAGGAAGATTTTTTGCTAAAGATATGCAAGCAGAATTAATTTCACCACAAGAAGGTCAAATTGATTTAATGATTGTTCCAAAACAAAGCGAAGTTGAACAAACAACTCAGCATGGGACTAACGGACAGTGA
- a CDS encoding inorganic diphosphatase codes for MANIEQSPSRSMPNLLHVLPAFADETLLRLNTIVELNSHTINKYELITETGHLKLDRVGYSTLAYPFAYGCIPRTWDEDGDPLDIEIVGVTEPLIPGSIVEARIIGIMTFDDGGEVDDKVIAVLADDKRMDHIKSFEQLGEHWLSETKYYWEHYKDLKKPGTCRVNGFFCVEKAVEIVKECEARYLSDIAPKLVN; via the coding sequence ATGGCCAACATCGAACAGTCCCCGAGTAGGAGCATGCCAAATTTATTACATGTTTTGCCTGCATTTGCGGATGAAACTCTTCTGCGCCTTAACACCATTGTTGAGCTCAATTCCCATACAATCAACAAGTATGAGTTGATTACTGAAACAGGTCACCTCAAGCTTGATCGAGTGGGATATTCCACTCTGGCTTACCCATTTGCTTACGGATGTATTCCTAGAACTTGGGATGAAGATGGCGATCCTCTAGATATTGAAATCGTTGGAGTAACAGAACCGCTAATTCCAGGGTCGATTGTTGAAGCAAGAATAATAGGAATAATGACTTTTGATGACGGAGGAGAAGTAGATGACAAAGTAATTGCTGTTCTTGCAGATGATAAACGGATGGACCATATAAAAAGTTTTGAGCAGTTAGGAGAGCATTGGTTAAGCGAAACTAAATATTATTGGGAGCACTATAAGGACCTCAAGAAGCCAGGTACCTGTAGAGTTAATGGCTTTTTTTGTGTTGAGAAAGCAGTTGAAATTGTGAAAGAGTGTGAGGCTCGCTACCTTTCAGACATAGCTCCGAAATTAGTCAATTAA
- the argB gene encoding acetylglutamate kinase, whose product MGLTDSDITVINPFLDANQVTKLEDESLRVSVLSEALPYIQRFAGRRIVIKYGGAAMAHKALQTAVFRDIALLASVGVQPVVVHGGGPEINQWLQRLDIAAEFRDGLRVTDAETMDVVEMVLVGRVNKQIVSGINQLGAQAVGLSGIDGGLIKARPWGDGSHGLVGDVASVNPDVLEPLLSKGYVPVISSVAATQNGRSHNINADTVAGELAASLEAEKLILLTDTPGILRDKNDSSSLIKQISLMEARQLINDDIVNGGMTPKTECCIRALAQGVAAAHIIDGRVPHALLLEIFTNSGIGTMFLGSS is encoded by the coding sequence ATGGGACTAACGGACAGTGACATAACAGTGATTAATCCTTTCTTGGACGCTAATCAAGTAACCAAATTAGAAGATGAATCACTGAGAGTTTCTGTACTCAGTGAAGCTCTGCCATATATCCAAAGATTTGCTGGGCGCAGAATTGTCATCAAATATGGCGGTGCGGCAATGGCTCACAAGGCCTTACAAACGGCCGTTTTTAGAGATATCGCTCTTTTGGCAAGCGTAGGAGTGCAACCTGTTGTAGTCCATGGCGGAGGTCCTGAAATCAACCAATGGCTTCAAAGGCTTGATATTGCTGCTGAATTTCGTGACGGACTAAGAGTGACAGATGCAGAAACAATGGATGTTGTTGAAATGGTGCTTGTTGGAAGAGTTAATAAGCAAATTGTTAGCGGAATAAACCAGCTTGGAGCACAAGCAGTTGGCCTAAGTGGAATAGACGGCGGTTTAATAAAAGCTCGCCCATGGGGGGATGGGAGCCATGGCCTGGTAGGAGATGTTGCAAGTGTGAATCCAGATGTTCTGGAGCCACTACTTTCAAAAGGCTACGTCCCAGTTATATCAAGCGTTGCTGCAACACAAAATGGTCGTTCTCACAATATCAATGCAGATACAGTAGCGGGTGAACTTGCAGCGTCCCTGGAAGCAGAAAAACTAATCCTTTTAACTGACACCCCTGGCATTCTGAGAGACAAAAATGACTCTTCATCACTAATAAAACAAATAAGTTTGATGGAAGCACGTCAACTAATCAATGACGACATAGTTAATGGTGGAATGACCCCTAAAACTGAATGCTGTATAAGAGCTTTAGCGCAAGGAGTGGCTGCTGCTCATATCATCGATGGGCGAGTTCCTCATGCCCTTCTACTGGAAATCTTTACCAACTCTGGGATAGGAACAATGTTTTTAGGAAGTAGCTGA
- a CDS encoding carboxypeptidase M32, which translates to MVISVRDPALPALAWHRLGDYLHETQLLGSIQRTLYWDQNTTMPKDSASWRAEQLSLLARHLHARQSSKHYEELIAEAKLEFNQIRFSGDLNQTEIADRARNIELLEQDLIRQKRLDPDLVSLLATAQANGYNLWKQAKESSNFNCFAPALSNLIELRQEQARQLSEARSCWETLAQPFEPDLSISRLKELFDPLRYALPALLNDIKSWKRPRNPSWDLEPKSQKVLCNQLLKEWGRDSNITGVAMSPHPFSITLGPKDFRLTTRVVEGQPLSCFLATAHEWGHSLYEQGLPTQSHQWFAWPLGQATSMAVHESQSLFWENRVARSSSFAERFWPHFAKEGAPLKCGVDLWQAMNPLTPGCNRVEADELSYGLHILIRTDLEIALLEDGLEVEALPLEWNRRYQDLLGILPQNDTEGCLQDVHWSEGQFGYFPSYLLGHLVSAQLAESMNESLRDTGMTEDEPIDVCIRNADESKLLDWLRQEVHLHGRKMNTETLVEHVTGSSLSSSAFLKYLQNKLEKLNNSF; encoded by the coding sequence ATGGTTATTTCTGTGAGGGATCCAGCTTTGCCTGCACTTGCTTGGCATCGACTTGGAGATTATTTACATGAGACTCAGCTTTTGGGCTCTATTCAGAGAACCCTTTACTGGGACCAAAACACTACTATGCCAAAAGATTCGGCTTCATGGAGAGCCGAGCAACTAAGTCTTTTAGCAAGGCATTTGCATGCAAGACAAAGTAGTAAGCATTATGAAGAACTTATTGCCGAAGCAAAGCTTGAGTTTAATCAGATTCGTTTTTCTGGAGATTTGAATCAGACAGAGATTGCGGACCGAGCTAGAAATATAGAGTTGTTAGAGCAGGATCTTATTCGTCAGAAGCGTCTTGATCCTGATTTAGTCAGCCTGCTTGCAACTGCACAAGCAAACGGCTACAACCTTTGGAAGCAAGCTAAAGAGAGTTCTAATTTCAATTGCTTTGCTCCCGCATTAAGTAATCTTATTGAGCTTAGACAAGAACAAGCAAGACAGCTTTCAGAGGCTAGAAGTTGTTGGGAGACATTGGCTCAACCATTTGAACCTGATTTGTCTATCTCTCGCTTAAAGGAATTATTTGACCCTTTGAGATATGCCCTACCTGCGTTGCTTAATGATATTAAATCCTGGAAAAGACCAAGGAATCCTAGTTGGGATCTCGAACCAAAATCTCAGAAAGTTCTCTGTAATCAATTACTTAAGGAGTGGGGTAGAGATTCCAATATTACGGGTGTTGCGATGTCCCCACATCCATTTTCAATCACTCTTGGGCCCAAAGATTTTCGATTGACGACTCGTGTCGTGGAAGGACAACCTCTCTCATGTTTTTTGGCCACTGCGCATGAGTGGGGACATTCCTTATATGAACAAGGCTTGCCCACGCAGTCTCATCAGTGGTTTGCATGGCCTTTAGGGCAAGCAACATCTATGGCTGTTCATGAAAGTCAGTCACTTTTTTGGGAGAATAGAGTTGCTCGAAGTAGTTCTTTCGCAGAGAGATTTTGGCCACACTTTGCTAAAGAGGGTGCTCCATTGAAATGTGGAGTTGACCTTTGGCAAGCAATGAATCCATTGACACCTGGTTGTAACCGGGTAGAAGCTGATGAATTGAGCTATGGCTTGCATATTCTTATTCGTACAGATCTTGAAATTGCTTTACTGGAGGATGGTCTAGAGGTAGAAGCCTTGCCACTTGAATGGAATAGGAGATATCAGGACTTGCTTGGAATTCTTCCCCAAAATGATACTGAGGGTTGTTTGCAAGACGTTCATTGGAGTGAGGGGCAATTCGGCTATTTCCCTTCTTACTTGTTGGGTCATTTGGTTAGTGCTCAGTTGGCAGAATCGATGAATGAGTCACTTCGTGACACCGGAATGACAGAAGACGAACCTATAGATGTTTGTATTCGCAATGCCGACGAGTCCAAGTTGCTTGATTGGCTTAGGCAGGAGGTGCATTTACACGGGCGAAAAATGAACACAGAAACTTTGGTGGAGCACGTCACGGGCTCCTCTCTTTCAAGTTCTGCTTTCCTAAAGTATCTCCAGAACAAACTAGAGAAATTGAATAACAGCTTCTAG
- the rpoD gene encoding RNA polymerase sigma factor RpoD produces the protein MSQAATKSKSTPASQALTLPTTEGKEKKKAPKAKPQQKKKAASPASKKNQKSKNKPVISTTQSLDAAADQLLAEAEISSEEIKNSDFSTTTSSLSISEQEARARALASIKIGPKGVYTEDSIRVYLQEIGRIRLLRPDEEIELARKIADLLQLEELAAQFESENDHYPTTKEWAALVEMPLIRFRRRLMLGRRAKEKMVQSNLRLVVSIAKKYMNRGLSFQDLIQEGSLGLIRAAEKFDHEKGYKFSTYATWWIRQAITRAIADQSRTIRLPVHLYETISRIKKTTKVLSQEFGRKPTEEEIAESMEMTIEKLRFIAKSAQLPISLETPIGKEEDSRLGDFIEADIENPEQDVAKNLLREDLEGVLATLSPRERDVLRLRYGLDDGRMKTLEEIGQIFDVTRERIRQIEAKALRKLRHPNRNGVLKEYIK, from the coding sequence ATGAGCCAAGCCGCCACAAAATCCAAATCCACTCCTGCCAGCCAAGCATTAACTCTTCCAACCACGGAAGGAAAAGAAAAGAAAAAAGCTCCAAAAGCAAAACCACAGCAAAAAAAGAAGGCCGCTTCTCCTGCATCTAAAAAGAATCAAAAATCAAAAAATAAACCTGTTATTTCTACAACCCAATCATTAGATGCAGCAGCTGATCAGTTATTAGCTGAAGCTGAAATCTCGTCAGAAGAAATTAAAAACTCAGATTTTTCCACTACAACTTCTTCATTATCAATAAGCGAACAAGAGGCACGAGCACGAGCATTAGCAAGCATCAAGATCGGTCCAAAAGGAGTTTATACAGAAGATTCAATTAGAGTTTATCTCCAAGAAATCGGACGGATAAGACTCCTCAGACCTGATGAAGAAATTGAATTGGCTAGAAAAATCGCAGATCTTCTCCAGCTAGAAGAGCTTGCAGCACAATTCGAAAGCGAAAACGATCACTATCCAACAACTAAAGAATGGGCAGCACTTGTAGAAATGCCCCTAATCAGATTTCGTCGAAGGTTAATGCTTGGACGAAGAGCAAAAGAAAAAATGGTTCAATCCAACCTCCGCCTGGTTGTTTCTATTGCAAAGAAATATATGAATAGAGGACTCTCTTTCCAAGATCTAATTCAAGAAGGAAGCCTAGGACTTATTAGAGCTGCTGAAAAATTTGATCATGAAAAGGGATACAAATTCTCTACTTATGCAACCTGGTGGATTCGCCAAGCTATCACTAGAGCAATTGCCGATCAAAGTCGCACTATTCGACTACCTGTGCACTTATATGAAACCATCTCGCGAATTAAGAAAACGACCAAAGTCCTAAGTCAAGAATTTGGTAGAAAGCCCACAGAAGAAGAAATCGCAGAAAGTATGGAGATGACAATTGAAAAATTGCGTTTTATAGCTAAGAGTGCTCAATTGCCAATTTCACTTGAAACACCGATTGGGAAGGAAGAAGATTCTCGCCTGGGAGATTTTATCGAGGCTGACATTGAGAATCCCGAGCAAGACGTTGCAAAAAATCTTCTCAGAGAGGATTTAGAAGGTGTTCTAGCCACTCTCAGTCCAAGAGAACGAGATGTTCTTCGTCTTCGATATGGACTGGATGATGGGCGGATGAAAACACTAGAAGAAATCGGCCAAATTTTTGATGTAACACGTGAACGAATCCGTCAAATTGAAGCCAAAGCTCTAAGAAAGCTTCGTCATCCAAATCGAAATGGGGTTTTAAAAGAATATATAAAATAA
- a CDS encoding DUF3153 domain-containing protein, producing the protein MDSALAFAEAALERGDYSQCLIALEELAQKQPLNSQEGPKIRMLMITALMGKGDNEKAISMCRELTHCKDNELRQMSKQLLEVLESPSLGRPANWSIQLPTLDLTTQTKGNYYSTNKKSNDSETSPLPPTGETSGLDFGFSILTLFVIAALTILLSGCVEITTKVDISGPDRIKLGWEIKSNTKQLLPWQLEFENALKERHSKGEVVSFREGGQKIRTPILRSEEASLILQETFSTAAKSAGFEITPPILSLKEKNWFIGVQQEFKLVVNLEDLPEIPGLKLLVNIHSIDKAKLIGSPSLPILEGDHVKWPMKQGEVNTLKFRQWRWNHLGLGTIFVTMLLGLNLVLQRIRLNMGFGFPELPP; encoded by the coding sequence ATGGACTCAGCCCTAGCATTTGCTGAGGCTGCCTTAGAGCGAGGTGACTACAGTCAATGCCTAATTGCACTAGAGGAATTAGCTCAAAAACAACCTCTAAATAGTCAGGAGGGTCCGAAGATAAGGATGCTAATGATTACAGCGTTGATGGGGAAAGGAGACAATGAAAAAGCCATATCTATGTGTCGTGAATTAACCCATTGTAAAGATAATGAACTACGCCAAATGTCTAAACAATTATTAGAGGTTCTAGAATCACCAAGCTTAGGGAGACCAGCCAACTGGTCAATTCAACTGCCAACTTTAGATTTAACGACTCAAACAAAAGGTAACTATTATTCAACTAACAAAAAATCAAACGATTCAGAAACTTCTCCTCTCCCTCCAACCGGAGAGACAAGTGGACTGGACTTTGGCTTCTCAATTTTAACTCTATTTGTAATTGCTGCATTAACTATTCTGTTAAGTGGGTGTGTAGAAATAACCACCAAAGTAGATATTTCTGGCCCCGATAGAATAAAACTGGGATGGGAAATTAAAAGTAATACAAAACAACTTTTACCATGGCAGCTTGAATTCGAGAATGCCCTAAAGGAAAGACATTCCAAAGGGGAAGTTGTAAGTTTCCGAGAAGGAGGTCAAAAAATCAGAACTCCTATATTGAGATCTGAAGAAGCAAGTCTTATACTCCAAGAAACATTCTCAACTGCTGCTAAATCAGCAGGGTTTGAAATAACTCCGCCAATTCTGTCCTTAAAAGAAAAAAATTGGTTTATAGGAGTCCAGCAGGAATTTAAATTAGTGGTGAATTTAGAGGATTTACCCGAAATTCCTGGATTAAAGCTATTGGTAAATATTCATTCTATTGACAAAGCAAAGCTAATCGGTAGCCCCTCATTACCAATATTGGAAGGTGATCATGTCAAATGGCCAATGAAGCAAGGCGAGGTAAACACACTTAAATTTCGCCAATGGCGATGGAATCACCTTGGTCTAGGAACGATCTTTGTAACCATGCTGCTTGGGTTAAACCTAGTCCTTCAAAGAATTCGATTAAATATGGGTTTTGGTTTCCCTGAACTACCCCCATAA
- the hemC gene encoding hydroxymethylbilane synthase, whose amino-acid sequence MTLDQLRIASRRSQLAMVQTNWVKQELGKRHPDLVISVEAMATQGDKILDVALAKIGDKGLFTKELEAQMLVGRAEIAVHSLKDLPTNLPEGLMLGCITEREDPADALAVNKKNADYQLDTLPAGSVVGTSSLRRLAQLRHKYPELIFKDVRGNVITRLEKLDSGEYDCLILAAAGLSRLGFENRIHQIIPSEISLHAVGQGALGIECVEGNPEVLNVIKSLEHKPTSLRCLAERSFLRELEGGCQVPIGVNSKIESEELILTGMVASLDGQRLIRDEKRGSINNPDSIGIDLANSLKKQGAGEILQEIFEAVRPEA is encoded by the coding sequence ATGACCCTCGACCAACTGCGCATCGCCTCTCGCCGAAGCCAGCTGGCCATGGTCCAGACAAATTGGGTTAAGCAAGAGCTGGGAAAAAGGCACCCTGACCTGGTCATCTCTGTAGAAGCTATGGCCACTCAAGGTGACAAAATTCTCGATGTAGCACTAGCCAAAATTGGAGATAAAGGTCTTTTCACAAAAGAACTTGAAGCACAAATGCTTGTTGGACGAGCAGAGATAGCTGTTCATTCTCTAAAAGATCTCCCAACCAATCTTCCTGAGGGCTTAATGCTTGGATGCATTACAGAAAGAGAGGATCCAGCAGATGCGCTAGCAGTCAACAAGAAAAATGCTGATTATCAATTGGATACACTTCCTGCTGGGTCAGTCGTAGGGACCAGTTCGCTTCGCCGACTTGCACAGCTGCGACACAAATATCCAGAACTAATATTTAAAGATGTCAGAGGTAATGTCATCACCCGTCTCGAAAAACTAGATTCCGGTGAATATGACTGTCTGATTCTTGCAGCCGCAGGACTAAGCAGACTTGGATTTGAAAATCGAATCCACCAAATTATTCCCAGTGAGATTTCTCTTCATGCAGTTGGCCAGGGAGCACTGGGAATCGAATGCGTAGAAGGCAACCCTGAGGTACTAAATGTAATTAAAAGCCTTGAGCACAAACCAACCTCCCTAAGATGCCTAGCTGAGCGATCCTTTCTAAGAGAACTAGAAGGAGGGTGCCAAGTGCCTATCGGAGTAAACAGCAAAATTGAGTCTGAAGAATTAATTTTGACAGGAATGGTTGCCAGCTTGGATGGGCAAAGATTAATTCGTGATGAGAAACGGGGCTCAATAAATAACCCTGACTCAATTGGAATAGATCTTGCAAATTCGCTGAAGAAGCAAGGGGCTGGTGAAATTCTTCAAGAGATATTTGAAGCTGTAAGGCCAGAAGCTTAA
- the priA gene encoding primosomal protein N' has product MTSASNDYQPQSAEVDVWLDVGKEGRCFTYQDIHQFGLGFGDLVRVRLRGRSMNGLVVARRFASKEKECQLQYGTNALAAVDALVQQAAVDSQWQDWLEEMADNCHISAFRMLKAALPPGWLGQRKLINEGAKSFWWVLLTHKTPKGRDLTARQKDLENFLRIAGGGAWQKELHSEGFSLGVISSLIATEVATREKRQLIDQAEVISNLLDPCLNAELEAPQPLTEEQAEAIKIFDEQPLGNALLLWGITGSGKTEVYLQIVAKELLEGRNCLILAPEIGLIPQLVDRFKRRFGSHVLEYHSGCSEKERVKTWRKILRSQNPLVVVGTRSAVFLPLSPLGLIVLDEEHDSSYKQESPMPCYHAREMALSRAKNTRAKVVLGSATPSLSTWKNLVPNGPIALARLNRRISDKPLPTVHVVDMRQELAAGHRRLISRSLMEHLSLLPEAREQAIVLVPRRGYSSFLSCRSCGEVVQCPHCDVALTVHRGGNDHQWLRCHWCDHRSAVEPFCSNCGSSAFKPFGAGTQRVIDHLAQELEGVKFLRFDRDTTGGRDGHRHLLEKFASGEADVLIGTQMLAKGIDLPRVTLAAVLAADGLLHRPDLLAGEQSLQLFMQLAGRAGRGERPGKVLIQTYCPEHPVIMHLVDGRYEEFLKKELKLRMEAGLVPFSRACLLRFSGESALATATAASALAEQIRPLCDSNSWNVVGPAPALVAKVAGKSRWQILLHGPESSPLPLPKGTELWDGLPRGVSLAIDPDPLQL; this is encoded by the coding sequence GTGACCTCGGCAAGTAATGATTATCAGCCACAATCTGCGGAAGTAGATGTGTGGTTGGATGTGGGGAAGGAAGGTCGTTGCTTTACCTATCAAGACATTCATCAATTTGGCCTTGGATTTGGCGATCTTGTGCGGGTCCGTTTAAGAGGTAGGTCTATGAATGGTCTTGTAGTTGCAAGACGATTTGCCTCAAAGGAAAAGGAATGCCAGCTGCAATATGGAACTAATGCTTTAGCAGCAGTAGATGCGCTTGTTCAGCAGGCTGCTGTTGACTCTCAATGGCAAGACTGGTTAGAAGAGATGGCCGATAATTGTCACATTAGTGCTTTTCGAATGCTGAAAGCTGCTTTGCCTCCAGGTTGGTTGGGGCAAAGAAAGTTGATAAATGAAGGGGCTAAAAGTTTTTGGTGGGTCTTGCTTACCCATAAAACTCCTAAGGGGAGGGATCTTACTGCTCGTCAAAAAGACTTAGAAAACTTCCTTCGAATTGCAGGGGGAGGGGCCTGGCAAAAGGAGCTTCATTCTGAAGGCTTCTCTTTGGGGGTGATTAGCAGTTTGATAGCTACAGAAGTAGCGACTAGAGAGAAGCGTCAGCTGATTGATCAGGCTGAAGTTATTTCTAATTTGTTGGATCCTTGTCTAAATGCTGAGTTAGAGGCTCCTCAACCTTTAACTGAAGAGCAAGCAGAGGCGATAAAGATTTTTGATGAACAGCCATTGGGAAATGCTTTGTTGTTATGGGGAATTACTGGTTCAGGGAAGACAGAGGTTTATTTGCAAATTGTCGCAAAGGAATTGTTAGAGGGTAGAAATTGTTTGATCCTTGCCCCTGAAATTGGATTGATACCACAATTGGTTGATCGATTTAAAAGGCGTTTTGGTTCTCATGTATTGGAATATCACAGCGGTTGCTCTGAAAAAGAGCGCGTTAAGACATGGCGCAAGATTTTGAGATCTCAAAATCCACTTGTAGTTGTAGGGACTCGATCAGCTGTTTTCCTCCCACTTTCTCCATTGGGTTTAATTGTGCTTGATGAAGAGCATGACAGTTCGTATAAACAGGAATCGCCAATGCCTTGTTATCACGCCAGAGAGATGGCTTTGAGTCGAGCAAAAAACACTCGGGCAAAAGTTGTTTTAGGTAGTGCAACGCCATCGTTATCTACTTGGAAAAACCTTGTCCCTAATGGGCCCATAGCGCTTGCTCGATTAAATAGGCGTATTTCTGATAAGCCTTTACCAACTGTTCATGTTGTTGATATGCGGCAAGAGTTGGCCGCAGGTCATCGCCGACTTATTAGTCGCTCTCTGATGGAGCATCTTTCGCTATTGCCAGAAGCTCGGGAACAGGCAATTGTGTTAGTTCCAAGGCGAGGGTACAGCAGCTTCTTGAGTTGTAGAAGTTGTGGGGAAGTAGTGCAGTGTCCTCATTGCGATGTAGCTCTAACAGTTCACAGAGGAGGGAACGATCATCAGTGGTTGCGTTGTCATTGGTGTGATCATCGCTCAGCTGTTGAACCCTTTTGTAGTAACTGTGGTTCCAGTGCTTTTAAACCTTTCGGTGCAGGAACACAGAGAGTGATAGATCATCTGGCTCAGGAATTAGAGGGAGTTAAATTTTTACGTTTTGATAGAGATACCACAGGAGGAAGAGATGGACATCGACATTTGCTTGAGAAATTCGCTTCTGGTGAGGCAGATGTACTCATAGGTACTCAAATGCTTGCTAAAGGGATAGACCTACCTCGAGTTACTCTTGCAGCTGTATTGGCTGCAGATGGGTTGTTACATCGCCCTGATTTGTTAGCAGGAGAACAGAGCCTTCAGCTTTTTATGCAACTTGCAGGTCGTGCTGGTCGAGGTGAACGCCCTGGAAAGGTTTTAATACAAACTTATTGCCCAGAGCATCCCGTGATCATGCATTTGGTGGATGGTCGCTATGAGGAGTTTTTAAAAAAGGAATTAAAACTAAGGATGGAGGCAGGCTTGGTACCTTTTAGTAGAGCTTGTCTGCTTAGATTTTCGGGAGAATCAGCATTGGCCACTGCTACTGCAGCCTCTGCATTGGCCGAGCAGATAAGACCACTATGTGATTCAAATAGTTGGAATGTAGTTGGCCCTGCTCCTGCTTTAGTTGCCAAGGTTGCTGGCAAAAGTCGGTGGCAGATTTTGTTGCATGGCCCTGAGTCAAGTCCTTTGCCTCTACCAAAAGGAACCGAATTATGGGATGGACTTCCTAGAGGAGTTTCTCTTGCTATAGATCCAGATCCACTACAACTTTGA
- a CDS encoding single-stranded DNA-binding protein, whose translation MNHCLLEVQVKKAPTIRYTQDNKTPIAEMEVLFEGLRADDPSSELKVVGWGNMAQELQNRVQEGQKLVVEGRLRMNTIPRQDGSKEKRAELTLTKFHNLSAPVEEEINSTNFASTRVNTSSEKSPANNPPRSQGLESKDESVSWNSAPLVPDTDDIPF comes from the coding sequence ATGAACCACTGCTTGCTCGAAGTCCAAGTTAAGAAAGCTCCAACGATTCGTTATACACAAGACAACAAAACCCCTATTGCAGAAATGGAAGTGTTATTCGAAGGGCTTCGAGCGGATGACCCATCTAGCGAACTCAAGGTTGTTGGCTGGGGAAACATGGCTCAAGAGTTGCAAAATCGTGTTCAAGAAGGACAAAAGCTTGTTGTGGAAGGTCGTTTGAGAATGAATACAATCCCACGTCAAGATGGGAGCAAAGAGAAGCGTGCCGAGTTGACCCTTACTAAATTCCACAATCTTTCTGCACCAGTTGAAGAAGAAATAAACAGTACAAATTTTGCTTCCACGAGAGTGAACACATCTTCTGAGAAATCACCTGCGAACAATCCTCCAAGATCACAGGGCCTAGAATCGAAAGATGAATCAGTTAGCTGGAATAGCGCTCCGCTTGTACCAGATACAGATGACATTCCATTCTGA
- a CDS encoding precorrin-6A/cobalt-precorrin-6A reductase yields the protein MQFQKNGQRHIWLLAGTGEGPTIASLLIEQGWKVSVSVVSIQASWPYSEMSLTSLCIGPLQGVEGIKGFLDEALNEHQGFDWVIDATHPFAVEISSNLEKACREFGQNLLRYERPLEAPSRTFLIKDLSGLSNCSLQGKNILMALGARHLHEAVHAARQCGARVFARVLPTPESLKQSLNCLLPEDDLAVFRPLQGNQIGDLERALCRRWSISDVICRQSGGATQELWQDICHQEGINLWLISRPKLVSKVEVFHTFNAVMGRISISK from the coding sequence ATGCAATTTCAAAAGAATGGCCAGAGGCATATTTGGTTACTTGCAGGCACCGGTGAAGGTCCTACTATTGCGTCTCTTTTGATTGAACAAGGCTGGAAGGTTAGCGTTAGTGTTGTTTCTATTCAAGCTTCCTGGCCTTATTCAGAGATGTCTTTGACATCTCTTTGTATTGGGCCCCTTCAAGGCGTTGAAGGTATTAAAGGATTCCTTGACGAAGCCTTAAATGAGCACCAAGGATTTGATTGGGTGATAGATGCAACTCATCCTTTTGCAGTGGAAATCAGTTCGAATCTTGAGAAGGCCTGTAGAGAATTTGGTCAGAATTTGCTTCGATATGAGAGGCCTTTGGAGGCGCCATCTAGGACGTTTTTGATTAAGGATTTATCAGGGCTTTCTAATTGTTCTTTGCAAGGGAAAAATATTTTGATGGCTCTTGGGGCAAGACACCTTCATGAGGCTGTGCATGCAGCTCGTCAATGTGGTGCAAGGGTATTTGCTCGAGTTCTGCCAACTCCAGAAAGTCTAAAGCAATCTTTAAATTGTTTACTTCCTGAAGATGACCTGGCGGTTTTTCGCCCGCTTCAAGGTAATCAGATTGGAGATTTGGAAAGAGCTCTTTGTAGGCGTTGGTCAATCAGTGATGTTATTTGTAGGCAGTCTGGTGGGGCTACTCAAGAACTCTGGCAGGATATTTGTCATCAGGAGGGCATAAATTTATGGCTTATTTCGCGCCCTAAACTTGTTAGTAAAGTAGAAGTTTTTCATACTTTTAATGCTGTGATGGGTCGAATCTCAATATCCAAATAG